A part of Fimbriiglobus ruber genomic DNA contains:
- a CDS encoding PVC-type heme-binding CxxCH protein — MTKLLARLLGVVGAVAGLVVPTAALWSQGYPPDVAPARMKPADGLAVNLYAAEPHVRQPILVKCDDRGRVWTIQYLQYPNPAGLKRMKVDRWSRTVYDRVPEPPPLGPKGADRITICEDTDGDGRADKFKDFAGGLNLCTGLALGHGGVYVLQVPYLLFYPDRDRDDVPDGNPDVLLSGFGMEDAQSLANHLTWGPDGWLYGVSGSTVTNRVRGIEFQQAVWRYHPLTKRFELFSEGGGNLFGLTFDADGNLFASSNGTDLVYHTLQGAYYRKNFGKHGPLHNPYTYGFFEHLTTDKPVAGPRPGGTIYLGDTLPDRFRGALLCCDFLQHSASSWRLSPRGSTFAASYGGPLIDSRDTWFCAPDLCAGADGAVYVCDFHDQRTAHPDPDANWDRSNGRIYRIVPAGGKAGRPFDLTRKSSLELVELLRHPNGWYAEQTRVLLAARRDRAAWPALAAPARQVADPRLALQGLWGLYVSGGFDDAIAAELLSHPGEYVRAWTVRLLGDENKVSPALASQLIELAGRDPSVVVRCQLAATARRLQGADGLPVVERLLTRGLDQDDACVPLMCWWAIEAKAMTDADRLLAFFGTPERWADAGTREVALRLVRRYGSEGTGVGYRACIRLLTVVSTRFQSDALAALDRGLAERAVTLGGMGTAGLYGHVATPEAGAPQPSRRFEPPTPELIRVIARAWRAEPADLTRLRLALRVGVVGAEAATLAEVSAPRTAADRRRTLFGLLAELGSADAVPVALDALAAANAVEVRAAALDVLARHADDRITDRLLTLYQTMPPDLRLRLRTVLLGRPASARTFLNRVDRKEIPAADVPVAELRQVALYHDPALDALVRKHWGKIGAGTPEEKLAEMRRLANDLRAGTGDPVRGRELFRTHCATCHKLFNEGGEVGPDLTGVARNDTTALLANIVDPSAVIRAQYLQYAANTTTGRVVTGVIVAQDNAGVTLADARGQRTTVPRDQIESLRELPTSLMPENLLKPLRPQEVRDLFQYIQSAPK; from the coding sequence ATGACCAAACTCCTCGCCCGATTGCTCGGCGTCGTCGGCGCAGTTGCCGGGCTCGTCGTACCGACCGCGGCACTCTGGTCGCAAGGGTACCCGCCCGACGTCGCGCCCGCCCGGATGAAACCGGCCGACGGCCTCGCCGTCAACCTCTACGCCGCCGAACCGCACGTTCGCCAGCCGATCCTCGTCAAGTGCGACGACCGCGGTCGGGTGTGGACCATCCAATACCTGCAATACCCCAACCCCGCCGGCCTTAAACGAATGAAGGTGGACCGCTGGTCGCGCACCGTTTACGACCGCGTGCCCGAACCGCCGCCGCTCGGCCCAAAAGGGGCCGACCGCATCACCATCTGCGAAGACACCGACGGCGACGGCCGCGCCGACAAGTTCAAGGACTTTGCCGGCGGTCTGAACCTGTGTACCGGGCTCGCGCTCGGCCACGGCGGCGTTTACGTACTCCAGGTGCCCTATCTCCTGTTCTACCCCGACCGCGACCGCGACGACGTGCCCGACGGCAACCCCGACGTGCTGCTGTCCGGTTTCGGCATGGAGGACGCCCAATCGCTCGCGAACCACCTGACCTGGGGACCAGACGGTTGGCTCTACGGTGTCTCCGGTAGCACCGTTACCAACCGCGTCCGCGGCATCGAGTTTCAACAGGCCGTCTGGCGATACCACCCGCTTACGAAGCGGTTCGAGTTATTCTCCGAGGGCGGGGGCAACCTGTTCGGGTTGACCTTCGACGCCGACGGCAACCTGTTCGCGTCTTCCAATGGGACCGACCTCGTGTACCACACCCTCCAGGGTGCCTACTACCGCAAGAATTTCGGCAAGCACGGTCCGCTGCACAATCCGTACACGTACGGCTTCTTTGAACACCTGACGACCGACAAGCCCGTGGCCGGGCCGCGGCCGGGCGGTACGATCTACCTCGGAGACACCCTGCCGGACCGCTTTCGGGGTGCGCTCCTCTGCTGCGATTTTCTCCAACACTCCGCGTCGTCGTGGCGGCTCAGCCCCCGCGGTTCCACGTTCGCCGCGAGCTACGGCGGCCCGCTTATCGACAGCCGCGACACCTGGTTCTGTGCCCCGGACCTTTGTGCCGGGGCCGACGGCGCTGTTTACGTCTGTGACTTCCACGACCAGCGCACCGCCCATCCCGACCCCGACGCGAACTGGGATCGCAGTAACGGCCGCATCTACCGGATCGTCCCGGCCGGGGGGAAAGCGGGCCGTCCCTTCGATCTCACGCGAAAGAGTAGCCTGGAGTTGGTCGAACTGCTCCGGCATCCTAACGGCTGGTACGCCGAGCAAACTCGTGTCTTACTTGCCGCCCGTCGCGACCGGGCCGCGTGGCCGGCTCTGGCCGCGCCCGCCCGTCAGGTTGCCGACCCGCGGCTCGCTCTACAAGGGTTGTGGGGGCTGTACGTCAGCGGCGGCTTCGACGACGCCATTGCGGCCGAATTACTCAGCCACCCCGGCGAATACGTGCGGGCGTGGACGGTCCGCCTACTGGGGGACGAAAACAAGGTCTCGCCCGCGTTGGCCTCCCAACTCATCGAACTGGCGGGGCGCGACCCGAGTGTGGTCGTCCGCTGTCAACTCGCCGCGACCGCCCGCCGATTGCAGGGTGCGGACGGCTTACCAGTTGTCGAGCGATTGCTTACCCGTGGTCTCGATCAAGACGACGCCTGCGTACCCCTGATGTGTTGGTGGGCGATCGAGGCGAAGGCCATGACTGATGCGGATCGCTTACTGGCATTCTTCGGAACACCGGAACGATGGGCCGACGCGGGAACTCGGGAGGTCGCGCTTCGTCTGGTCCGCCGATATGGGTCCGAGGGAACAGGTGTCGGATATCGTGCGTGTATCCGTCTCCTGACGGTTGTCTCGACGAGGTTCCAATCCGACGCGCTCGCGGCCCTGGACCGCGGTCTCGCCGAGCGGGCGGTGACTCTGGGAGGCATGGGCACAGCCGGACTGTACGGCCACGTCGCCACACCGGAAGCCGGCGCCCCGCAACCGTCCCGGCGATTCGAGCCGCCGACGCCCGAACTGATCAGAGTGATCGCGCGGGCCTGGCGCGCCGAGCCGGCCGATCTGACCCGGTTGCGTCTGGCGCTGCGGGTAGGGGTCGTTGGCGCGGAGGCCGCAACGCTGGCGGAGGTTTCCGCCCCAAGGACGGCGGCCGACCGGCGGCGTACCCTTTTCGGCCTCCTCGCGGAGTTGGGCAGCGCGGACGCAGTTCCGGTCGCCCTCGACGCTCTGGCGGCCGCGAACGCCGTCGAGGTGCGGGCTGCCGCACTCGATGTCCTCGCCCGGCACGCCGACGACCGCATAACGGACCGTCTGCTGACTCTCTACCAGACGATGCCGCCGGACTTACGATTGCGGCTGCGGACGGTGCTGCTCGGCCGGCCGGCGTCGGCTCGCACATTTCTGAATCGAGTCGACCGTAAGGAGATTCCCGCGGCGGACGTGCCGGTCGCCGAATTGCGTCAGGTCGCCCTGTATCACGACCCGGCGTTGGATGCCCTCGTGCGTAAGCATTGGGGTAAGATCGGCGCCGGCACGCCCGAGGAGAAGTTGGCCGAAATGAGGCGGCTCGCGAACGACCTGCGGGCTGGGACCGGCGACCCGGTCCGTGGGCGAGAATTGTTCCGGACCCACTGTGCGACGTGTCACAAACTGTTCAATGAGGGCGGCGAAGTCGGACCCGACCTGACCGGCGTGGCCCGCAATGACACGACCGCCTTACTGGCGAACATCGTCGACCCCAGCGCGGTGATCCGCGCACAGTACCTCCAGTACGCCGCGAACACGACGACTGGGCGGGTGGTGACGGGGGTCATTGTCGCCCAGGATAACGCCGGCGTGACGCTCGCCGACGCGCGGGGCCAACGGACTACCGTGCCGCGCGACCAGATCGAATCGCTACGCGAATTACCGACCTCACTCATGCCGGAGAACCTGTTAAAGCCGTTGCGCCCACAGGAAGTACGAGATCTCTTTCAATACATCCAAAGCGCCCCGAAGTAA
- a CDS encoding isochorismatase family protein — protein sequence MRTFNTLRWLAATLAMSLAVPSPARADDPKPRTYDNRLTPVADPKPLLGDYPEFVEPVREVVRFEAPVLVDDEGADLHVRAWRFTYNARGIIEMPNRLRAAETALIVVHPWGIDDGQGWRTPEPNGVCDFCTPDKNKLAARHTHEVIDPFLKSFRGKVGFVMYSLIGPADPIRKKLYRTFDYNPTAAERARAEKDLRVKLASLPYKGGPLPDRLTLSADKPVADYFRQFPGLDASARYNGAGFWDVPVPVTKDLTVAPDDVLIFDVEGYPLLRDYLKKHKIRHVLLAGYATDMCYCRTTAGYQNLSKDFNVFLVGDASLATYPANNTPRFATNAHLSFAALEQLITQISWVKYTGTQPAPR from the coding sequence ATGAGAACCTTCAACACCTTACGTTGGCTCGCCGCGACACTCGCCATGTCGCTCGCGGTCCCGTCCCCGGCGCGGGCCGACGACCCGAAGCCGAGGACGTACGACAACCGGCTCACACCGGTCGCGGACCCCAAGCCACTCCTCGGCGACTACCCCGAGTTCGTCGAACCGGTGCGGGAGGTGGTTCGTTTCGAGGCGCCGGTTCTGGTCGACGACGAGGGTGCCGACCTTCACGTCCGGGCCTGGCGGTTCACGTACAACGCCCGCGGCATCATCGAAATGCCCAACCGCCTCCGCGCCGCGGAGACGGCCCTCATTGTCGTTCACCCGTGGGGCATCGACGACGGCCAGGGCTGGCGGACGCCCGAGCCGAATGGGGTGTGTGACTTCTGTACCCCGGACAAAAACAAGCTGGCGGCCCGCCATACCCACGAGGTGATTGACCCGTTCCTCAAATCCTTTCGGGGAAAGGTCGGGTTCGTGATGTACAGCCTGATCGGTCCGGCCGATCCGATCCGCAAAAAGCTGTACCGCACCTTCGATTACAATCCGACGGCTGCCGAGCGCGCGCGGGCCGAAAAGGATCTGCGAGTGAAACTGGCCTCCTTGCCTTACAAGGGCGGGCCGCTGCCGGATCGGCTGACGCTGTCGGCCGACAAGCCGGTGGCCGACTACTTCCGTCAGTTCCCCGGCCTCGACGCGTCCGCCAGGTACAACGGTGCCGGATTCTGGGACGTTCCTGTTCCCGTGACGAAAGACCTGACGGTCGCCCCCGACGACGTGCTGATTTTCGACGTGGAAGGGTACCCGCTGCTGCGCGACTACCTGAAAAAGCACAAGATCCGCCACGTCCTATTGGCCGGCTACGCGACCGACATGTGCTACTGCCGCACGACGGCGGGGTATCAGAACCTGTCGAAGGACTTCAATGTCTTTCTGGTCGGCGACGCCAGTCTGGCGACCTACCCGGCGAACAACACGCCGCGTTTCGCGACGAACGCCCACCTATCGTTTGCCGCACTGGAACAACTGATTACCCAGATCTCCTGGGTCAAGTACACGGGAACCCAACCGGCTCCGCGGTAG
- a CDS encoding polysaccharide deacetylase family protein, producing the protein MNLTRRQFLTAALAGTGMAAAACRSAAESDQALVAITLDLEMSRNFPAWDDTHWDYEKGNLNAETKRYAVEACKRVKAAGGVLHCFAVGQTFEQENVDWLKEIVKGGHPVGNHTYDHVNVTATKPADLQFRFQRAPWLIEGKPAADVIRENVRLTTAAMKARLGIEPAGFRTPGGFSAGLRDRPDLRRLFRESGFTWVSSLYPPHKTTQPREQPGVDVYDSIVRAQAAAQPFAYPDGLVEVPMSPISDIGAFRGGRWKLEWFLKAVRLGVEWAIEHRATFDFLGHPSCLYVTDPEFRTIDLICDLVRKAGDRAAIVDLGTLAARGRLKKDGGSSPKE; encoded by the coding sequence ATGAACCTGACGCGCCGACAGTTCCTGACGGCAGCCCTCGCGGGGACCGGGATGGCCGCGGCCGCGTGTCGGTCCGCGGCCGAGAGCGACCAAGCGCTCGTCGCGATCACCCTCGACCTGGAAATGAGCCGCAACTTTCCGGCCTGGGATGACACGCACTGGGACTACGAGAAGGGCAACTTGAACGCCGAGACGAAGCGGTACGCGGTCGAGGCGTGCAAGCGGGTCAAGGCGGCCGGCGGGGTGCTGCACTGCTTCGCCGTCGGGCAGACGTTCGAGCAGGAAAATGTGGACTGGCTCAAGGAGATCGTCAAAGGCGGTCACCCGGTCGGGAATCACACCTACGACCACGTCAACGTGACGGCCACGAAGCCGGCGGACCTGCAATTCCGCTTCCAACGGGCGCCGTGGCTGATCGAGGGCAAACCCGCGGCCGACGTGATCCGCGAGAACGTCCGCCTGACGACCGCGGCGATGAAGGCCCGCCTTGGCATCGAGCCGGCCGGCTTTCGCACGCCCGGCGGCTTCAGCGCCGGGCTCCGCGACCGGCCCGACTTGCGGCGGTTGTTCCGCGAGTCGGGCTTCACCTGGGTGAGCAGCCTCTACCCGCCGCACAAGACGACCCAGCCGCGGGAGCAACCGGGTGTCGACGTGTACGACAGTATTGTTCGGGCCCAGGCGGCGGCCCAGCCGTTTGCTTACCCCGACGGACTCGTGGAAGTTCCGATGAGCCCGATCAGCGACATCGGGGCGTTCCGCGGCGGCCGTTGGAAACTGGAGTGGTTCCTGAAAGCCGTCCGCCTCGGTGTCGAGTGGGCGATCGAACACCGGGCCACGTTCGACTTCCTGGGCCACCCCTCGTGTTTGTACGTGACCGACCCGGAATTCCGGACGATTGACTTGATTTGCGATCTGGTACGTAAGGCCGGCGACCGCGCAGCGATCGTCGACCTGGGTACACTGGCGGCCCGGGGGCGTTTGAAAAAAGACGGCGGTAGCTCGCCGAAGGAATAG
- a CDS encoding M16 family metallopeptidase: MRTLLAFILVGTLGAFAPAADAPKARGPALPEGVTRGITVEGLTEYKLNNGLRILLLPDASQPKVTVNCTIFVGSRHEGYGETGMAHLLEHMVFKGCPKFPDVPKALRDHGANFNGTTSLDRTNYYETMPANDENLEFGIELEADRLVNSFIAREELLKEFTVVRNEFEAGENSPENILSQRMIATAFEWHNYGKSTIGNRTDIERVPIDSLKAFYKKYYRPDNAMLFIAGSFDQAKALTLIAKYFGGIKNPADPLPVTYTEEPPQDGERLVTLRRVGKVGATGVVYHIPAATHPDYAAVEILTNVLADEPGGRAYQSLVEAKLASSVSGSSYALHDPGILEIVAQTEPAKTEDARVALVDTLENLTKKPVTAEEVERARRQLLKARERLLANSQRFAINLSEWAACGDWRLFFLHRDRIEKVTPTDVNRVASEYLVRSNRTVGVYIPTAKPERAAVPAAPSASTLVEGYKGRTAVVAGEAFDPTPENVEQRVKRGVVGEGIQFAVLAKKTRGETVNLRLNLRVGNEDSLKGRNAPFDFLGPLMLRGTKDKTRQQIQDDFDKLNATVSISTDGDRNIGVIEVGVQTKRANLSAVLALLGEVLRQPSFPQAEFDILKRESIDQLEKQKTEPQLLAVNALQRKMSQYPKDDVRYVPTLDEATVRLKAATREDVISLYDQQVGSGAGELSIVGDFEPDEALKVVDGILKGWTAKTPYKRIEKAVKPVNGSVEKINTPDKANAIYLAGTTFDLTDTDPEYAPLVVGNYMLGAAPLASRLSNRVRGKEGLSYGVGSQVGVPSLDKAGRFLIFAITNPKNIDKVDEAVGEEIEKFLKEGVSASELEETKKAYLATQRQQRANDTTLASQLAASLYAKRTFQYYASLEKQIELLQPGDVKGAFDKLISRKRLVIVEAGDFQKKPDEKKPNEKKPDEKKK; encoded by the coding sequence ATGCGCACGTTGTTGGCGTTCATTCTCGTTGGCACGTTGGGCGCGTTCGCCCCCGCCGCCGACGCACCCAAGGCGAGGGGGCCGGCGTTGCCCGAGGGGGTCACCCGCGGCATCACGGTCGAGGGGTTGACCGAGTACAAACTCAATAACGGCCTGCGAATCCTGCTGCTGCCCGACGCGAGCCAGCCGAAGGTGACGGTCAACTGCACCATTTTCGTCGGGAGCCGGCACGAAGGGTATGGGGAGACGGGGATGGCCCACTTGCTCGAACACATGGTGTTCAAGGGCTGCCCGAAATTCCCGGACGTGCCCAAGGCACTTCGCGATCACGGGGCCAACTTCAACGGCACCACGTCACTGGACCGCACGAATTACTACGAGACCATGCCGGCGAATGACGAGAATCTCGAATTCGGTATCGAACTCGAAGCCGATCGTCTGGTAAATAGTTTCATCGCCCGCGAAGAACTGCTCAAGGAATTCACGGTCGTTCGCAACGAGTTCGAGGCCGGCGAAAACAGCCCCGAGAACATCCTGTCCCAGCGAATGATTGCGACCGCGTTTGAATGGCACAACTACGGCAAATCGACCATCGGCAACCGGACGGACATCGAGCGGGTGCCGATCGATAGTCTGAAAGCCTTCTACAAAAAATATTACCGGCCGGACAACGCGATGCTGTTCATCGCCGGTTCGTTCGACCAGGCCAAGGCTCTAACCCTGATCGCCAAGTATTTCGGCGGGATCAAGAATCCAGCCGACCCGCTTCCCGTTACGTACACCGAAGAACCGCCGCAGGACGGGGAACGGCTCGTCACACTTCGCCGGGTCGGGAAGGTCGGTGCGACCGGGGTGGTCTATCACATCCCGGCCGCCACTCACCCGGACTACGCGGCCGTCGAGATCCTGACGAACGTGCTGGCCGACGAACCGGGCGGGCGGGCTTACCAGTCGCTGGTCGAGGCGAAACTCGCGAGTAGCGTGAGCGGTTCCTCCTACGCCCTGCACGACCCTGGCATACTCGAGATCGTTGCCCAGACGGAACCCGCGAAGACCGAAGATGCCCGGGTGGCACTGGTCGACACGCTCGAAAACTTGACGAAAAAGCCGGTGACGGCCGAGGAAGTGGAACGGGCCCGTCGGCAGCTCTTGAAAGCCCGGGAACGGCTGCTGGCCAATAGCCAGCGGTTCGCCATCAACCTGAGCGAGTGGGCCGCGTGTGGCGACTGGCGGCTCTTCTTCCTGCACCGCGACCGCATCGAGAAGGTGACCCCCACCGACGTGAACCGGGTGGCCTCGGAATACCTCGTCCGGTCGAATCGGACGGTCGGCGTTTACATCCCGACCGCGAAACCGGAGCGGGCGGCTGTCCCCGCCGCCCCGTCGGCATCGACGCTCGTGGAGGGGTATAAGGGGCGGACCGCCGTCGTCGCGGGCGAGGCCTTCGACCCGACGCCGGAGAACGTCGAACAGCGCGTGAAGCGGGGCGTCGTCGGCGAGGGGATTCAGTTCGCGGTTCTCGCCAAGAAGACGCGCGGGGAGACGGTTAACCTCCGGCTCAACCTGCGCGTCGGGAACGAGGACTCGCTGAAAGGCCGTAACGCGCCGTTCGATTTCCTCGGCCCGCTCATGCTCCGCGGGACGAAGGACAAAACCCGCCAGCAGATCCAGGACGACTTCGACAAACTGAACGCGACCGTCAGCATTTCGACCGACGGCGACCGGAACATCGGGGTCATCGAAGTCGGCGTGCAGACCAAGCGGGCGAACCTGTCGGCCGTACTCGCACTGCTCGGCGAGGTCCTCCGCCAGCCGTCGTTCCCGCAGGCCGAGTTCGACATTCTCAAGCGCGAGTCGATCGACCAACTGGAAAAACAAAAGACCGAACCGCAACTACTCGCGGTCAACGCCTTGCAGCGGAAGATGTCGCAATACCCGAAAGACGACGTGCGATACGTTCCCACGCTCGACGAGGCGACCGTTCGCCTGAAGGCGGCCACCCGCGAGGACGTGATCTCTCTCTACGACCAACAGGTCGGGAGCGGGGCCGGCGAATTGTCGATCGTCGGGGACTTTGAACCGGACGAGGCGTTGAAAGTGGTCGACGGGATTCTCAAGGGGTGGACCGCGAAGACGCCCTACAAGCGGATCGAGAAGGCCGTCAAGCCGGTCAACGGCAGCGTCGAGAAGATCAACACGCCCGACAAGGCCAACGCCATTTATCTGGCCGGAACGACGTTCGATCTGACCGACACCGATCCCGAATACGCTCCGCTCGTGGTCGGGAACTACATGCTCGGGGCTGCCCCGCTGGCGTCCAGGTTGAGCAACCGCGTCCGCGGCAAGGAAGGTTTGAGCTACGGCGTCGGCTCGCAGGTCGGGGTTCCTTCGCTGGACAAGGCCGGCCGGTTCTTGATTTTCGCCATCACCAACCCGAAGAACATCGACAAGGTCGATGAAGCGGTCGGGGAAGAAATCGAGAAATTCCTGAAGGAAGGCGTCAGCGCGTCGGAACTGGAAGAGACGAAGAAGGCCTACCTCGCGACCCAACGGCAGCAGCGGGCCAACGACACCACGTTGGCTAGCCAACTGGCCGCGTCGCTGTACGCCAAGCGGACCTTCCAGTATTACGCGAGCCTGGAAAAGCAGATCGAACTCCTCCAGCCCGGCGACGTGAAAGGGGCGTTCGACAAGTTGATCTCGCGGAAGCGGCTGGTCATCGTTGAGGCCGGCGACTTCCAAAAGAAGCCTGACGAGAAGAAGCCTAACGAGAAGAAACCTGACGAGAAGAAGAAGTAA
- a CDS encoding DinB family protein: MNGVQAIKTALEGTKKGLAWYVSDFSDADLLVRPVPNANHAAWQIGNVIGGDIFFIKEAFPDTKFPELPDGFMDLHGSKGAKNDGPEGFLTKDQYLKLFTEVRDATIATLEKLTDADLDTPSPEKIRSWAPTLGHMFLMASDHTLMHTGQFTVIRRKLGKPVLF, translated from the coding sequence ATGAACGGGGTTCAAGCGATCAAAACGGCCTTGGAAGGGACCAAAAAAGGGCTCGCTTGGTACGTCAGTGATTTTTCCGATGCGGACCTGCTCGTGCGGCCGGTTCCGAACGCGAATCACGCCGCCTGGCAGATCGGCAACGTGATCGGTGGGGACATTTTCTTCATCAAGGAAGCCTTTCCGGATACGAAATTCCCGGAACTGCCGGACGGCTTTATGGACCTACACGGGTCCAAAGGTGCGAAAAATGACGGGCCCGAAGGCTTCCTGACGAAGGACCAATACCTGAAGCTGTTCACGGAAGTGCGCGACGCGACCATCGCCACCCTGGAGAAACTGACGGACGCGGACCTGGACACGCCGTCGCCGGAAAAAATCCGGTCCTGGGCGCCGACCCTGGGGCACATGTTCCTGATGGCCTCGGACCACACGCTCATGCACACCGGACAATTCACCGTCATCCGCCGGAAACTGGGCAAGCCCGTTTTGTTTTGA